The Acidobacteriota bacterium region CCGTTGCGACCACTTCGCCTCCGCCCGGGGATCCAATCCCCGGGCTACTCAGGTTCCGCCAGCTCCGCTGGCTCCGGAGGGGAGGGAGTGGTGGAGCAGGCTCAGGGAGCCGGATTCATCCGGCGGTGTCCTGGGTAGCCCCGGGATTGATCCCGGGGCGAGGGCGGGGGCATTGAGTCTCGAGTAGTGAGCCGTTGCGACCACTTCGCCTCCGCCCGGGGATCCAATCCCCGGGCTACTCAGGTTCCGCCAGCTCCGCTGGCTCCGGAGGGGAGGGAGTGGTGGAGCAGGCTCAGGGAGCCGGATTCATCCTGCGGTGTCCGGGGTAGCCCCGGGATTGATCCCGGGGCGAGGGCGGGGGCTCTTCCAGAGGGTTAGGCGTCGAGAGAAGGCCCCTACCGTCCCCCGGCCACCTGCCCCCCGGTCCCGCCGGCTTCGCGGACGGCGGTGAGGATGGCTTCTTGGGTCAGGAGCTCGCCGAAGACGTGGGGGGGTTGGTCGGGGCGGTAGAGGAGGTAGAAGGGGATGCCGGTGCGGCCGTGGCGTTGGAGCAGGTCGGTGATGGCGTCGTCGTAGTTGGTCCAGTCGGCCTTCATGGCCACCACGCCGTGGTCGGCGAAGGCGGTGGCGATGTCGCGGCGGGCGAGGACCAATTGCTCGTTGGCCTTGCAGGTGAGGCACCAGTCGGCGGTGACGTCGACGAAGACCGGGGTGCCGGCCTCGGCGAGGGCGATGGCTTCGGCCTCGTCGAAGGGGCGCCATTGGATGGCTTCCGGGTCGGCGGTGGAGCCGGAGGCGAGGCCGATGGCGAGGACGGCGGCGGCCAGCAGGCCGGTGGTGGCGAGCCAGCGGCGGCGGGTCAGGCGGCTGCCGAGCCAGACGAAGAGGGCCACCAGGAGCATGGCCAGCTGCACGAAGGCCACCCGGGCGGAGGGCAGCTGGCCGGCGAGAACGAAGAAGAGCCAGATGGCGGCGGCGGCGAGGAGGAAGCCCATGAGACCGCGCACCGTCTCCATCCACGGGCCGGGCTTGGGCAGCAGCTTGGCGGTGCCCGGGGCGACGGCGAGGGCCAGGTAGGGCAGGGCCATGCCCAGGCCGACGGCGGTGAAGATGGCGAAGATCTCCCAGCTCGATCGGCTGAGGGCGAAGCTGATGGCGGTGCCCAGGAACGGGGCGGAGCAGGGGGTGGCCATGAGGGTGGCGAAGAGGCCGGAGCCGAAGTGGCCGGCGGCACCGCTGCCACCCGCCTTGCCGCCGCCGGTAAGCCGGTTGGTGAGGCGCGCCGGCAGGGGGATCTCGAAGACGCCCCAGAGATTGAGGCTGAACAGGACCACGATGACTGCCAGGAAGGCGACGAAGCCGGGCTCCTGGAATTGCACACCCCAGCCTACGGCGCTGCCGGCGGCGCGGGCGATGACCGCCGCGAGGGCCAGAGCCCAGAACGACACCAGGATGCCCAAGGAGGTCATGACTCCGCCGCGCACCGCTTCCTTGCGGCCGCCTTGGGCGCTCTTCACCAGCCCGAAGACCTTGAGGGAGAGCACCGGTAGCACGCAGGGCATGACGTTGAGGATCAGCCCCCCGAGCACCGCCAGCAGCAGCATGGCGACGAAGCCGGCGCCGGTGCCGGAGCTGCTCACGGCCGCCTCTTCGGTGGCGTCGGCAGCGCTGGCACCGGCTGAATCGCTAGTGGTGGGCTCGGCGCCGGAGGCTGCCGTTTGGGGCTCCTGCCGGCTCGAACGCAGTAGATCCGCGGCGGAGACCTCGCTGTCGCCGAAGGCGCTCTGGTTGATCAATGCACCCTCGCCGCCCAGGACCAGCGTCAGCTCCGCCGCCGAGGTCACCGGCGGCAGACATTGGGTGTCGTTGCAGGCCTGGTAGCGCACTTCCGCCCGCAGGGAGGCCGCGTCGCCGGCGAGCTCCGCCGGGAGCTCCAGCTCGGCGAGGATGGG contains the following coding sequences:
- a CDS encoding thioredoxin family protein; the protein is MHAGGEALRRRHRWTSPRALAAFWALALSLVLFAGLPAGDADAQFHREEKATVELLAHRDSYAPGSTLRLATLVTVESGWHINSDQPTLDYLIPTEIQLLLPEGWPAPRITFPEAHMLEFSFVDEPIAVYEGAVPILAELELPAELAGDAASLRAEVRYQACNDTQCLPPVTSAAELTLVLGGEGALINQSAFGDSEVSAADLLRSSRQEPQTAASGAEPTTSDSAGASAADATEEAAVSSSGTGAGFVAMLLLAVLGGLILNVMPCVLPVLSLKVFGLVKSAQGGRKEAVRGGVMTSLGILVSFWALALAAVIARAAGSAVGWGVQFQEPGFVAFLAVIVVLFSLNLWGVFEIPLPARLTNRLTGGGKAGGSGAAGHFGSGLFATLMATPCSAPFLGTAISFALSRSSWEIFAIFTAVGLGMALPYLALAVAPGTAKLLPKPGPWMETVRGLMGFLLAAAAIWLFFVLAGQLPSARVAFVQLAMLLVALFVWLGSRLTRRRWLATTGLLAAAVLAIGLASGSTADPEAIQWRPFDEAEAIALAEAGTPVFVDVTADWCLTCKANEQLVLARRDIATAFADHGVVAMKADWTNYDDAITDLLQRHGRTGIPFYLLYRPDQPPHVFGELLTQEAILTAVREAGGTGGQVAGGR